In a genomic window of Strix aluco isolate bStrAlu1 chromosome 3, bStrAlu1.hap1, whole genome shotgun sequence:
- the FERMT1 gene encoding fermitin family homolog 1 isoform X2 — MISSSEYGSHSWELVVTVDHQHEEVQKEFLLRVTGDLHIGGVMLKLVEQIKISRDWSDYALWWEQKKCWLLKTHWTLDKCGVQADAKLFFTTQHKMLRLRLPNMKTVRLKVSFSSMVFKAVSDICKILNIRRSEELSLLKQSEDTLKKKKKKDKNSKEPVTEDILNLCNSPVSSGLSGSPGLYSKTMTPVYDPISGTPASSTITWFSDSPLTEQNCSILAFSHPICSPETLAEMYQPRTLADKAKLNAGWLDSSRSLMEQGILEDDQLLLRFKYYTFFDLNPKYDAVRINQIYEQARWAILLEEIDCTEEEMLIFAALQYHVSKLSLSSEAQDFTCESEVDEVEAALSNLEVTLEGGNASNILEDITDIPKLADNLRLVRPRKLSLKAIKPYWFVFKDTSVSYFKNKESAQGEPIEKINLKGCEIVPDVNVAAKKFGIKLLIPVADGMNEMYLRCDNETQYARWMAACVLASKGKTMADSSYHPEVHKILSFLKMKNWTMSPQAVSDPESIDMKPECFVSLRYTRKYKSKQLAARILEAHQNVSQMTLVEAKLRFIQAWQSLPEFGLSYYIVRFKGSKKDDVLGVSYNRLIRIDIATGDPITTWRFSNMKQWNVNWEIRQVAIEFDQNVSIAFTCLSADCKIIHEYIGGYIFLSTRSKDQNETLDEDLFHKLTGGQE, encoded by the exons ATGATTTCATCAAGTGAATATGGGTCTCACTCCTGGGAGCTCGTGGTGACAGTTGATCATCAGCATGAAGAGGTACAAAAGGAATTTTTACTACGGGTCACAGGGGACCTTCATATTGGAGGAGTGATGCTGAAATTAGTAGAACAAATCA AAATATCACGAGATTGGTCAGACTATGCTCTTTGGTGGGAGCAAAAAAAATGTTGGCTTCTGAAAACCCACTGGACGCTCGATAAATGCGGGGTGCAGGCAGATGCTAAGCTGTTCTTTACTACTCAGCACAAAATGCTGCGGCTTCGCTTGCCAAACATGAAGACTGTGAGACTGAAAGTCAGCTTCTCTTCTATGGTATTCAAAGCTGTCAGTGACATCTGCAAAATTCTCA ATATCAGACGGTCAGAAGAACTCTCTTTGTTAAAGCAGTCAGAAGACacactcaaaaagaaaaagaaaaaagacaagaacaGCAAAGAACCAGTTACAGAAGATATTTTAAACCTGTGCAACTCTCCAGTGAGTTCTGGATTATCAG GAAGCCCAGGTTTATATAGTAAAACCATGACACCCGTTTACGATCCCATCAGTGGGACACCAGCCTCTTCTACAATTACTTGGTTCAGCGACAGTCCCTTGACTGAGCAGAACTGCAGCATCCTCGCCTTCAGTCATCCCATCTGTTCTCCAGAAACGTTAGCAGAGATGTACCAGCCTCGGACTTTAGCTGACAAAGCCAAACTCAACGCAGG CTGGCTAGATTCATCTCGATCACTAATGGAACAAGGCATTCTGGAGGACGATCAACTTCTTTTACGCTTTAAATATTACACTTTCTTTGATTTGAATCCAAAA TATGATGCAGTGCGAATAAACCAAATATATGAACAAGCCCGTTGGGCCATCCTGCTAGAAGAAATTGACTGCACAGAGGAAGAAATGCTGATCTTCGCCGCACTACAG TATCATGTAAGCAAGTTATCATTATCATCAGAGGCACAAGATTTCACCTGTGAATCAGAAGTAGATGAAGTAGAAGCTGCACTTTCTAATCTAGAAGTGACACTGGAAGGTGGAAACGCAAGTAACATTTTG GAGGACATCACAGACATCCCGAAACTTGCTGATAATCTCAGGCTAGTTAG gccCAGGAAGCTGTCACTCAAAGCTATCAAGCCATATTGGTTTGTCTTTAAAGACACTTCagtatcttattttaaaaacaaggaatCCGCACAGGGAGAACCTATTGAGAAGATAAACCTAAAAG GATGTGAGATTGTACCAGATGTAAATGTTGCAGCGAAGAAGTTTGGAATCAAATTACTAATTCCTGTTGCTGATGGCATGAACGAAATGTATTTAAGATGTGATAAC GAGACTCAATATGCTCGGTGGATGGCTGCTTGCGTTTTAGCCTCAAAAGGCAAAACGATGGCCGATAGCTCTTATCATCCTGAGGTCCACAAGATCCTTTCATTTCTAAAGATGAAGAACTGGACTATGTCTCCCCAGGCTGTCTCTGACCCAGAAAGCATAGATATGAAACCAGAATGCTTTGTCTCGCTACGTTATACCAGAAAATACAAGTCCAAGCAG TTGGCTGCTCGTATTCTGGAAGCCCACCAAAATGTCTCCCAGATGACCCTGGTGGAGGCCAAGCTGCGTTTTATTCAAGCATGGCAGTCCCTCCCCGAGTTTGGCTTATCCTACTACATTGTCAG gtttaaagGAAGCAAAAAGGATGATGTGCTTGGGGTGTCCTATAACAGGCTGATACGAATAGATATAGCCACAGGAGATCCTATCACAACATGGAGGTTCTCCAACATGAAGCAGTGGAATGTGAACTGGGAAATACGCCAG
- the FERMT1 gene encoding fermitin family homolog 1 isoform X1, translating into MLRLRLPNMKTVRLKVSFSSMVFKAVSDICKILNIRRSEELSLLKQSEDTLKKKKKKDKNSKEPVTEDILNLCNSPVSSGLSGSPGLYSKTMTPVYDPISGTPASSTITWFSDSPLTEQNCSILAFSHPICSPETLAEMYQPRTLADKAKLNAGWLDSSRSLMEQGILEDDQLLLRFKYYTFFDLNPKYDAVRINQIYEQARWAILLEEIDCTEEEMLIFAALQYHVSKLSLSSEAQDFTCESEVDEVEAALSNLEVTLEGGNASNILEDITDIPKLADNLRLVRPRKLSLKAIKPYWFVFKDTSVSYFKNKESAQGEPIEKINLKGCEIVPDVNVAAKKFGIKLLIPVADGMNEMYLRCDNETQYARWMAACVLASKGKTMADSSYHPEVHKILSFLKMKNWTMSPQAVSDPESIDMKPECFVSLRYTRKYKSKQLAARILEAHQNVSQMTLVEAKLRFIQAWQSLPEFGLSYYIVRFKGSKKDDVLGVSYNRLIRIDIATGDPITTWRFSNMKQWNVNWEIRQVAIEFDQNVSIAFTCLSADCKIIHEYIGGYIFLSTRSKDQNETLDEDLFHKLTGGQE; encoded by the exons ATGCTGCGGCTTCGCTTGCCAAACATGAAGACTGTGAGACTGAAAGTCAGCTTCTCTTCTATGGTATTCAAAGCTGTCAGTGACATCTGCAAAATTCTCA ATATCAGACGGTCAGAAGAACTCTCTTTGTTAAAGCAGTCAGAAGACacactcaaaaagaaaaagaaaaaagacaagaacaGCAAAGAACCAGTTACAGAAGATATTTTAAACCTGTGCAACTCTCCAGTGAGTTCTGGATTATCAG GAAGCCCAGGTTTATATAGTAAAACCATGACACCCGTTTACGATCCCATCAGTGGGACACCAGCCTCTTCTACAATTACTTGGTTCAGCGACAGTCCCTTGACTGAGCAGAACTGCAGCATCCTCGCCTTCAGTCATCCCATCTGTTCTCCAGAAACGTTAGCAGAGATGTACCAGCCTCGGACTTTAGCTGACAAAGCCAAACTCAACGCAGG CTGGCTAGATTCATCTCGATCACTAATGGAACAAGGCATTCTGGAGGACGATCAACTTCTTTTACGCTTTAAATATTACACTTTCTTTGATTTGAATCCAAAA TATGATGCAGTGCGAATAAACCAAATATATGAACAAGCCCGTTGGGCCATCCTGCTAGAAGAAATTGACTGCACAGAGGAAGAAATGCTGATCTTCGCCGCACTACAG TATCATGTAAGCAAGTTATCATTATCATCAGAGGCACAAGATTTCACCTGTGAATCAGAAGTAGATGAAGTAGAAGCTGCACTTTCTAATCTAGAAGTGACACTGGAAGGTGGAAACGCAAGTAACATTTTG GAGGACATCACAGACATCCCGAAACTTGCTGATAATCTCAGGCTAGTTAG gccCAGGAAGCTGTCACTCAAAGCTATCAAGCCATATTGGTTTGTCTTTAAAGACACTTCagtatcttattttaaaaacaaggaatCCGCACAGGGAGAACCTATTGAGAAGATAAACCTAAAAG GATGTGAGATTGTACCAGATGTAAATGTTGCAGCGAAGAAGTTTGGAATCAAATTACTAATTCCTGTTGCTGATGGCATGAACGAAATGTATTTAAGATGTGATAAC GAGACTCAATATGCTCGGTGGATGGCTGCTTGCGTTTTAGCCTCAAAAGGCAAAACGATGGCCGATAGCTCTTATCATCCTGAGGTCCACAAGATCCTTTCATTTCTAAAGATGAAGAACTGGACTATGTCTCCCCAGGCTGTCTCTGACCCAGAAAGCATAGATATGAAACCAGAATGCTTTGTCTCGCTACGTTATACCAGAAAATACAAGTCCAAGCAG TTGGCTGCTCGTATTCTGGAAGCCCACCAAAATGTCTCCCAGATGACCCTGGTGGAGGCCAAGCTGCGTTTTATTCAAGCATGGCAGTCCCTCCCCGAGTTTGGCTTATCCTACTACATTGTCAG gtttaaagGAAGCAAAAAGGATGATGTGCTTGGGGTGTCCTATAACAGGCTGATACGAATAGATATAGCCACAGGAGATCCTATCACAACATGGAGGTTCTCCAACATGAAGCAGTGGAATGTGAACTGGGAAATACGCCAG